A region of the Stieleria neptunia genome:
AGCGGATGCGGCAGATCGATCAGCGGCGGCAGGAACTTCGAGAGACCGGGGAGTTTGGACCCAGTGATACGTTTGTCGTTTGTGGCGTCGGGCTGGGGGAGCTGCGGAGGGGAGAGGCGGGGAGAGTGGAGGCAGAATGATTCGGGGCAGAATGATGGGGGCAAGACGATGGGGGCAAGACGATGGGGGCAAGACGATGGGGGCAAGACGATGGGGGCAGAAAGATGGGGGCAGAAAGATGGGGGGGAGATGTTCGGACTAGTGGACCGTCTAGCGGTAAACGTCATGCGCCGGTCATCCGTCTGATTGGATCGCGGAGTCAAACCGGCGGGTTGCAGTGCGACGCTGGAAGCGTCAGCCTGAAGACAGCCCCGAGTGCCCGATTTAAATGAACCCACGGATGGCAGAGCGAACCCACGGATGAAAAGCAGCCTGGGATCCGTGGGTACGCGCTGCCATCCGTGGGTGTGATCCATTGCTGTGGTACCGGAGATCGTCTGTTCGATCGATCTAGGGAAGCCGATTGCCAGACGGTCCATGGCTCTCTCGCATGACATCTACCGATAGACGGACCACTAGGTATCTTCCGCAAAATTTTGTGATCTTGGAATCCGTCTCCGTGGTGGAGTCGTCTGTCTGTTGAACAGGTGGCTTCGAAATGGAGGGATGTGGGATGTATTACAAGCTACTCGCCGATCTGACCGTCGCGATTCATTTCGGATATGTCGCGTTCGTCGTCTTGGGAGTTCCGTTGACGATGGCCGGCGCGGTGTTGGGCTGGGGTTGGGTGCGGAATCGCTGGTTTCGTGGCATTCATTTGGCGATGATCCTGGTGGTCGTGCTGGAAGCCTGGGCGGGTGTGACGTGTCCGCTGACGACGCTGGAAAAGGACTTTCGATCAGCCGCGGGGGGACAGGCTTACCAAGGGGATTTCATCGCCAATTGGCTGCATGACGCGATGTTTTTTGATCTGGAGCCGTGGGCGTTTACGGTCGGTTACACGCTGTTCGGTGCATGGGTCGTCGCGAATTTGGTGTTCGTTGCGCCGCGCTGGCGGCAAAGCAGTTGAAGGTCAAAAAATGGGGTGGTCAAAAAATGGGATGGGGCTGGAGCGTTCCGGCAGGCCTGCAGATTGTTGCTCCTTGGGCACGCTTTGGTAACATGGATTTGATTGATCTTCGCCGGCCCGGCTAGCCCACCCACTTTCGGCAACTCCCCATGTCAGCAGCCCCTCGCTATTTGCCGCACTACACCGTCGCAGACTATCGGCAGTGGGAAGGCGACTGGGAACTTTGGCAGGGGATCCCGGTGTCGATGACGCCAAGCCCGTTTGGTCCCCACCAGAGGATCGCCAAGAACGTGGTGTTTGAGATCGAGTCGCAAATCAGAAAACAGCAATGCCGCGCGAGCGTGCTGTACGAGATCGACTGGATCGTAAGCGACGAGACGGTGGTGCGTCCCGATGTGGTGCTGATCTGCGGAGACGCACCCGAAAAACACGTCGAAAGCCCGCCTGCGCTGGTCGCGGAAATTCAATCGGAATCGACGGCTGGGCGTGATCGCGAAGCCAAACGTGATTTGTATCGCGAAAACGGAGTGCAGACTTATCTGCTGATCGACCCGGATGGTGAGACGCTGGAGGCCTACCGACGAACGCCGACCGGGGACTGGAAGCACGAGGTCGTCAACGAAACCATCAGACTGTCGATCTGCGATGATTGCGAAATTCAGATCGATCGCGATTCGTTGTTTCGGTGAATGTCGTCGCGGGGATTGATTGTGGGATAGGCTTCCAGCCTGTCGTTTTCGCCATGACAGGCTGGAAGCCTATCCCACTTATTCTTCCGACGGTCCTAAGCGGCCGGGCCTTTCGACGCCCGCCCGAGGCCTTACGGCCAGCGGCTCACCATTGAATCAGCAGATCCCGAGTCAATCGACAGCCCCCTTGCTTCGCTCGACCCTCCCAGGGGACGTCAATTGTATAAGTGACGGATTTG
Encoded here:
- a CDS encoding DUF2784 domain-containing protein — its product is MYYKLLADLTVAIHFGYVAFVVLGVPLTMAGAVLGWGWVRNRWFRGIHLAMILVVVLEAWAGVTCPLTTLEKDFRSAAGGQAYQGDFIANWLHDAMFFDLEPWAFTVGYTLFGAWVVANLVFVAPRWRQSS
- a CDS encoding Uma2 family endonuclease, which produces MSAAPRYLPHYTVADYRQWEGDWELWQGIPVSMTPSPFGPHQRIAKNVVFEIESQIRKQQCRASVLYEIDWIVSDETVVRPDVVLICGDAPEKHVESPPALVAEIQSESTAGRDREAKRDLYRENGVQTYLLIDPDGETLEAYRRTPTGDWKHEVVNETIRLSICDDCEIQIDRDSLFR